A stretch of the Panicum virgatum strain AP13 chromosome 9N, P.virgatum_v5, whole genome shotgun sequence genome encodes the following:
- the LOC120689198 gene encoding 7-deoxyloganetin glucosyltransferase-like has translation MGLLPWVAMDTNNGHPVHCVRQIEVDFSEHERQNRAPPPSEATKCMHHPPPSFRFETIPNGLLDADRGGGSTPLERDRALSQSTSKRGAAPLRELVARLRGGTGSTPAAGAPPPVTCVIPTALMSFALDVARELRVPSMVLWVCPAASLFCQTRLRELKQRGYLPLRDASCLTNGHSETSLSNQDCHLMNQISKVHPAVTSRRSKGQANLVFARCR, from the coding sequence ATGGGGCTACTCCCGTGGGTTGCCATGGATACTAACAATGGTCACCCTGTCCATTGCGTTAGACAAATAGAAGTCGATTTTTCTGAACATGAGAGACAAAACAGGGCACCGCCTCCATCAGAAGCGACAAAATGCATGCACCATCCTCCTCCGTCGTTCCGGTTCGAGACCATACCGAACGGGCTGCTCGACGCCGACCGCGGCGGAGGCAGCACGCCGCTGGAGCGCGACCGCGCCCTGTCACAGTCCACCAGCAAGCGGGGCGCGGCGCCGCTGCGGGAGCTCGTCGCGCGGCTCCGGGGCGGGACCGggagcacgccggcggcgggcgcgccgccgcccgtgacGTGCGTGATCCCGACGGCACTGATGAGCTTCGCGCTGGACGTGGCGCGGGAGCTCCGAGTCCCGAGCATGGTGCTCTGGGTGTGCCCCGCCGCGTCGCTCTTCTGCCAGACGAGGCTCCGCGAGCTCAAGCAGAGGGGCTACCTGCCACTCAGAGACGCGAGCTGCCTGACCAACGGCCACTCAGAGACGTCGCTCTCGAACCAAGATTGCCATCTCATGAATCAAATAAGCAAAGTTCATCCTGCCGTCACAAGTAGGAGAAGCAAGGGGCAGGCGAACCTGGTGTTTGCTCGCTGCCGGTGA